In a single window of the Caldisericota bacterium genome:
- a CDS encoding molybdopterin-binding protein: MKISLMLIGDELLRNKREDLNAHFVISKLKEKHLYLNKLLLVGDNEFSIKEGLLFLIAYSDVLITSGGLGLTPDDITLVTVAKTLEKSLVKDKTVQCYVLNSLKKIGQHANKNYIEKMSYSIDGAIPIKNEVGVSPGMHLKITNKHLLILPGVPQEFNAMLTRYVLPLLANGKTTFEKTFFVPLKESDLIEFLELLETKYKIKTASYPPIFKDSFLEIKLMGEKESVNKAVEYFKVFLKSKGIKLKEDNQKDL, from the coding sequence ATGAAAATAAGCTTAATGCTTATTGGAGATGAACTCCTTCGTAATAAAAGAGAGGATCTCAATGCCCATTTTGTAATTTCGAAACTAAAAGAGAAGCATCTCTATTTAAACAAATTGCTTCTTGTAGGAGATAATGAGTTCTCCATAAAAGAAGGCTTGCTTTTTCTTATAGCATATTCTGATGTTTTAATCACATCTGGAGGACTTGGCCTAACCCCCGACGATATTACACTGGTAACTGTTGCAAAGACATTGGAAAAATCGCTTGTAAAAGATAAAACAGTACAATGCTATGTACTAAATAGCTTAAAAAAAATCGGGCAACATGCAAACAAGAATTATATAGAAAAAATGTCTTATTCAATTGATGGTGCAATTCCCATAAAAAATGAAGTCGGCGTATCTCCCGGGATGCATCTTAAAATAACCAATAAACATCTTCTTATTCTACCTGGCGTACCTCAAGAATTTAATGCAATGCTTACTCGTTATGTATTGCCATTGCTTGCAAATGGAAAAACGACTTTTGAAAAAACATTTTTTGTCCCACTCAAGGAATCTGATCTCATAGAATTTCTTGAACTCCTCGAAACAAAATATAAAATAAAAACTGCCTCTTATCCTCCGATATTTAAAGATTCGTTTCTTGAAATTAAACTAATGGGAGAAAAAGAATCAGTTAACAAAGCAGTTGAATACTTCAAAGTATTTTTAAAAAGTAAGGGTATAAAGCTGAAGGAAGACAATCAAAAGGATTTATAA
- a CDS encoding 2,3-bisphosphoglycerate-independent phosphoglycerate mutase: MISQEFIKNLKVKNNNKIILMLLDGAGGIPNKLGKTEIETAYAPNFDFITKNSITGIADPVSMGITPGSGPGHLSIFGYDPIKYMIGRGILAALGIGFPLKQGDVAARGNFATLDSANKILDRRAGRIPTEHCKKLTEMIQNKTKKIYDTEIFIKPVMDYRFVAIFRGEDLSDKLTDTDPQATGVAPLKCNFLDAKAKKSAKIVNEFIEKTNSIIKDQHPANGLLLRGFSSYPAIQTMTEIYGLKPAAIATYPMYKGLAKLVGMDILDVGSTDIMDELKTLKENYDKYDFFYFHIKKTDSYGEDGNFDAKVRLIEEVDEKIVPEILKLNPTVLTITCDHSTPAIMKQHSFHGVPFVLLSPYARPDRAEYFSEREIGTKGGLGRFEAKNEIVLMLAHSLKLKKFGA; encoded by the coding sequence GTGATATCGCAAGAATTCATCAAAAACCTGAAAGTAAAAAACAATAACAAAATAATCCTTATGCTATTAGATGGTGCTGGGGGCATACCAAACAAGTTGGGCAAAACAGAGATTGAAACTGCATACGCTCCAAATTTTGACTTCATAACAAAAAACTCCATTACGGGTATTGCAGATCCTGTTTCAATGGGCATTACTCCCGGATCAGGACCCGGACATCTCAGCATTTTTGGCTACGATCCTATCAAATACATGATAGGTAGAGGTATTTTAGCTGCTTTAGGTATTGGTTTTCCGCTAAAGCAAGGCGATGTAGCAGCAAGGGGCAATTTTGCAACACTTGATAGTGCCAATAAAATACTTGACCGAAGAGCTGGCAGGATACCAACAGAACACTGCAAAAAACTTACTGAAATGATACAAAATAAGACAAAGAAAATTTACGATACTGAAATATTTATAAAGCCAGTGATGGATTACCGGTTCGTCGCAATTTTCAGAGGTGAAGATCTTTCAGATAAGCTTACCGATACTGACCCGCAAGCTACTGGCGTTGCTCCGCTAAAATGCAATTTCTTAGACGCAAAAGCAAAAAAAAGTGCCAAAATAGTAAATGAATTTATTGAAAAAACAAACAGTATCATAAAAGACCAACATCCAGCCAATGGATTACTATTGCGGGGATTTTCTTCATACCCTGCAATACAAACGATGACAGAAATATATGGGTTAAAACCAGCAGCTATTGCAACATACCCTATGTACAAGGGACTCGCTAAACTCGTTGGTATGGATATATTAGATGTAGGTAGTACAGATATCATGGATGAATTAAAAACACTCAAAGAAAATTATGATAAATATGATTTTTTTTATTTTCATATAAAGAAAACAGATTCATATGGTGAAGATGGAAACTTCGACGCCAAAGTACGCCTTATTGAAGAAGTGGATGAAAAAATTGTTCCTGAAATACTTAAATTGAACCCTACTGTGTTAACTATTACATGCGACCATTCCACGCCTGCCATAATGAAACAACATAGCTTCCATGGAGTACCATTTGTCCTTCTTTCACCTTATGCACGCCCTGACCGAGCAGAATATTTTTCAGAGAGAGAAATTGGAACCAAGGGAGGACTTGGCAGATTTGAGGCAAAAAATGAAATTGTCTTAATGCTTGCTCACTCCCTAAAACTGAAAAAATTCGGTGCTTGA
- a CDS encoding DnaB-like helicase C-terminal domain-containing protein, giving the protein MDEITIKLIGSILKDKFLLLSSIKNGLEKDLFSTYEEKILVGYILKKYGKKEEIPEPTLIKTEFEESGIYTVNLGKLIDKVATMTPLNLESLVVYIDILKKRKSEERLMSIGKRIESYIKEKEQKKDLTEFTGEIINEVHDIMRKRVKKRINPVRTQLIMFSSEVESRESNKNFILGYSLEPFHCLNETLSGARPGFYYALAGAPRRGKTNLMLRIASYIASNEHIPVLFYSWEQTSRVLFLRIFSQETLLPPYVLETTNIISNPELKERFNRGYAKTESYMNYLYLVEGRREDTINRIKSHAFSVMQEANTEKIVIIIDYLQKVPTPILYQDLSQQVDDVSGGLASLSMELKCPVFAVSSFDKEGCRLDSKESKTRPTMFNCTGGGDIEYDSDVALILTKDFKDTAALHEKIDNAAKEGRIDPTQIPHFEILNLHVDKNRDAPLGGNIIIQYLFLIEDNNLIEIEYKDIEEEYTYAKISKIFEWMMDNMYLMPMQGNTTKYEKGEEE; this is encoded by the coding sequence ATGGATGAAATCACAATAAAATTAATTGGTTCCATACTTAAGGATAAATTCCTTTTGCTTAGCAGCATTAAAAATGGTTTAGAAAAAGATCTTTTTAGTACTTATGAAGAAAAAATCCTCGTTGGCTATATCCTTAAAAAATATGGTAAAAAAGAAGAAATCCCAGAACCTACTTTAATAAAAACGGAATTTGAGGAAAGCGGAATATACACGGTAAACTTAGGTAAGCTAATTGATAAAGTTGCAACAATGACACCATTAAACCTTGAATCACTCGTTGTATATATAGATATTCTCAAAAAAAGGAAATCAGAAGAAAGGCTTATGTCCATAGGAAAACGCATAGAATCCTATATAAAGGAAAAAGAGCAGAAAAAAGATCTTACAGAATTTACAGGAGAAATAATTAATGAAGTTCACGATATTATGCGGAAAAGAGTTAAAAAAAGGATTAATCCCGTACGAACACAGCTTATCATGTTCTCCTCAGAAGTTGAATCAAGAGAGTCTAATAAAAACTTTATTCTTGGATACTCTTTAGAACCATTTCATTGTTTGAACGAAACTCTTTCTGGTGCAAGACCCGGATTCTATTATGCTTTAGCGGGCGCACCCCGGAGAGGCAAAACAAACCTTATGCTAAGAATCGCTTCGTATATTGCAAGCAACGAACATATACCTGTTCTGTTTTATTCATGGGAACAAACTTCAAGAGTTTTATTTCTACGAATTTTTTCTCAAGAAACATTGTTACCTCCTTATGTGCTTGAAACAACAAATATTATAAGCAATCCAGAACTTAAGGAAAGATTTAACCGCGGTTATGCAAAAACAGAGAGTTATATGAACTATCTCTACCTTGTCGAAGGAAGAAGAGAAGATACCATTAATAGAATAAAGAGCCACGCTTTTTCAGTTATGCAGGAAGCAAATACAGAAAAAATAGTAATAATCATCGATTACCTGCAAAAAGTTCCTACCCCAATTCTTTACCAGGATCTTTCCCAACAAGTAGATGATGTTTCGGGCGGTTTAGCAAGTTTGTCTATGGAGTTAAAATGTCCAGTTTTTGCTGTTTCTTCCTTTGATAAAGAAGGTTGTCGTCTTGATTCGAAAGAAAGTAAAACAAGACCTACCATGTTTAACTGTACAGGCGGGGGGGATATAGAATACGATTCAGATGTTGCGCTCATTCTTACAAAAGATTTCAAGGACACTGCTGCTCTGCATGAAAAGATTGACAATGCCGCAAAAGAAGGAAGAATCGACCCGACTCAAATACCACATTTTGAGATTTTAAATCTCCATGTGGATAAAAACAGAGATGCTCCTCTTGGAGGAAATATTATTATTCAGTACCTATTCCTCATTGAAGACAATAACCTCATAGAAATTGAATATAAAGATATAGAAGAAGAGTATACATATGCGAAAATTTCAAAAATATTCGAGTGGATGATGGATAATATGTATCTTATGCCTATGCAAGGAAATACAACAAAATATGAAAAAGGAGAAGAAGAGTGA
- a CDS encoding amidohydrolase family protein yields the protein MKTIFSADSIYINKTEKKDYSVVVENGIIQVIEKRDLIKQQFPFAKEKKYDGFLYPGFNDSHVHLKEIALLLSSEDATNCRNYQSIKHLIEKDDRNFVYIYNFDFNNLLRNEWEKLFKYNKKPVFIQSKDEHSVFVNKTALKEKQIVLKRIKGGVLVKNKGKFIGILKDRAIELVKSIKERQISKKDVKNAEKYLLKRGIVSVTNFDFSIYPLLNDMSKNKDLKIRIYQGIEKDSLQDIINENIHTGLGDKNLRFGPLKCFMDGSLGSQTAAMYKVNGFPSSFTMGKNELSNIISLANENNIQVAVHAIGDKTVHAVMSLFSRFGNQKMRNRIEHFQFINEKDLSLLQKTHCIASMQPIHATADTALVKKLLGNYRYAYPWKTVLNSGKLLAFGSDAPVEDASPLQGIHAATTRISPGSTNPFVPEECISRKEAFDAYTTGSAFASFAENVSGKIKNSYLADFILLDKSLFHFNDIMNIIIIKNIIGGIEWMKSQ from the coding sequence ATGAAAACGATTTTTTCTGCTGATTCAATTTACATCAATAAGACAGAAAAAAAAGATTACTCGGTTGTTGTTGAGAATGGAATAATACAAGTAATTGAAAAAAGAGATCTAATAAAACAACAATTTCCATTTGCCAAAGAAAAAAAATATGATGGTTTCTTGTACCCGGGTTTTAACGACTCACATGTGCATCTAAAAGAAATCGCACTGCTCCTTTCCTCTGAGGACGCTACTAACTGCAGAAACTATCAAAGTATCAAACACTTAATTGAAAAAGATGACAGAAATTTTGTATACATCTACAACTTTGACTTCAATAATCTTTTAAGGAATGAATGGGAAAAACTCTTTAAATACAATAAAAAACCAGTTTTCATACAGAGTAAGGATGAGCATTCGGTTTTCGTAAACAAAACAGCTTTAAAAGAAAAACAAATTGTTCTAAAAAGAATTAAAGGAGGAGTGTTAGTAAAAAATAAAGGAAAATTTATTGGAATATTAAAAGACCGTGCTATAGAACTCGTTAAAAGCATAAAAGAAAGACAGATCTCTAAAAAAGATGTAAAAAACGCAGAAAAGTATCTATTAAAAAGAGGTATTGTTTCCGTTACAAACTTTGATTTTTCTATCTACCCGCTTTTAAATGATATGAGCAAAAATAAGGATTTAAAAATACGTATATATCAAGGCATTGAAAAGGATTCACTGCAGGATATCATTAATGAGAATATACATACCGGATTAGGTGATAAAAACTTACGCTTCGGCCCACTAAAATGCTTCATGGATGGCTCACTTGGCTCACAAACTGCTGCCATGTACAAAGTAAATGGATTTCCTTCATCTTTCACAATGGGGAAAAACGAATTGAGTAATATAATAAGTCTTGCAAATGAAAATAATATCCAGGTTGCCGTACATGCAATTGGAGATAAGACTGTACATGCTGTAATGAGTCTTTTTAGTCGCTTTGGAAACCAAAAAATGCGAAACAGAATTGAGCATTTCCAATTCATCAATGAAAAAGATCTCTCGCTGCTTCAAAAGACTCATTGTATAGCATCCATGCAACCAATACATGCCACTGCAGATACTGCTCTTGTTAAAAAACTGCTAGGAAATTACAGATACGCATATCCATGGAAAACAGTTTTAAATAGTGGTAAACTGCTTGCATTCGGCTCTGATGCGCCTGTTGAAGATGCATCTCCGCTTCAAGGTATACATGCTGCTACTACCAGGATTTCGCCCGGTAGCACAAATCCCTTTGTACCAGAAGAATGTATTTCCAGAAAAGAAGCTTTTGATGCATACACAACGGGCAGTGCATTTGCAAGCTTTGCAGAAAATGTAAGTGGAAAAATCAAAAATAGCTATCTTGCAGATTTTATTTTGCTGGACAAGTCATTGTTTCATTTTAATGATATAATGAATATAATTATAATAAAAAATATTATAGGGGGGATAGAATGGATGAAATCACAATAA
- a CDS encoding GerMN domain-containing protein: MKNKKTVVRLIALILFVAIVLTGSYLYLNLRLKTTGKKTIVKLYYYDPIGKELIPTEKEITIPSSNTLAVIKIIDALKTPTQNDLFSPLNSDTVVKSVNIKDGVCTLNFNKAATKIASLGVRKEAIRVYGLVNTLTELPDITSVQILIDNEKKDYFNHYIQIDRPIAHYSGILPQGKEALLYFSNRNGDNLLLEKREIIPKTDPVALTKEIIQELFYGSLKDLPPLFPEDIDILNNFYIQSGGVIIIDLSSDILNYSLGSHAEYLTVLSIVNTLTELPDITSVQILIDGTVVPTLFGSISISHPIKRFFALTEESKAIIPYYIHTEGEEQFFMPVVKTINSQNPIETLFLLLKDSSEFDTYLPKNSTLLSYKTENSTLVLEISIPEDVSFDIDNIKQQIMFSYTELPDVKRIKLIINKEEFLLTRQ; encoded by the coding sequence ATGAAAAATAAAAAAACAGTGGTCCGTTTAATTGCCCTGATTTTATTTGTTGCAATCGTTCTAACAGGCTCATATCTTTATTTAAATCTTCGTTTGAAAACGACAGGTAAAAAAACTATAGTAAAACTCTACTACTATGACCCAATAGGAAAAGAACTCATACCAACGGAAAAAGAAATCACAATCCCCAGCAGCAATACACTCGCAGTAATAAAAATAATAGATGCACTTAAAACACCTACACAAAATGACTTATTCTCCCCTTTAAATAGCGATACCGTCGTAAAATCTGTAAACATAAAGGATGGAGTATGCACATTAAATTTTAATAAAGCAGCTACAAAGATTGCATCACTCGGTGTCAGAAAAGAAGCCATAAGAGTATATGGGTTAGTAAACACTCTCACAGAATTGCCAGATATTACATCGGTTCAGATTTTAATAGATAATGAAAAGAAGGATTATTTCAACCATTACATTCAAATTGATCGTCCTATTGCACACTATTCTGGAATTTTACCTCAAGGAAAAGAAGCACTCCTGTATTTCTCCAATCGAAATGGAGACAACCTTCTCCTTGAAAAAAGAGAGATAATCCCAAAAACTGATCCGGTTGCACTAACAAAAGAAATTATTCAAGAGCTTTTTTATGGGTCACTAAAAGACCTTCCTCCTCTTTTCCCAGAAGACATCGACATACTGAATAATTTTTATATTCAATCAGGTGGCGTTATCATTATTGACCTCTCCTCAGACATACTTAACTATTCCCTTGGATCTCATGCTGAATATCTCACAGTGCTTTCAATAGTAAATACACTCACAGAATTGCCAGATATTACATCTGTTCAGATTTTAATAGACGGAACGGTTGTTCCCACTCTTTTCGGCAGTATAAGCATATCACACCCTATAAAACGCTTTTTTGCACTAACTGAAGAAAGCAAAGCAATAATACCATATTATATTCATACAGAAGGAGAAGAACAATTTTTTATGCCTGTTGTAAAAACAATTAATTCACAAAATCCTATAGAAACACTGTTTCTCTTATTAAAAGACTCTTCAGAATTTGATACATACTTACCCAAAAATAGCACACTTCTTTCTTACAAAACAGAAAATTCTACTCTTGTTCTGGAAATATCTATTCCAGAAGATGTAAGCTTTGATATAGACAATATCAAACAGCAGATCATGTTTTCATACACAGAGTTACCTGATGTAAAAAGAATCAAACTTATTATTAACAAAGAAGAATTTCTTCTAACAAGACAATGA
- a CDS encoding anaerobic ribonucleoside-triphosphate reductase activating protein, with the protein MIKNTISIGGFNKFSLIDYPGKTCAIIFTQGCDFRCPYCHNPELVLPHLFEPPIPVSEVLSFLEKRKDLLEAVELTGGEPTMQEGLPKIIKQIRKMGYLIKIDSNGSNPDIIKRLIDEQLVDYFAMDIKAPLENYSKACGAIVDTNKINESINIIMQYAPDYEFRTTAIKKIHTKDSFRKIGLLIKGAKRYYLQNAHYDKTVSEEFKNEKAFSKKEMHAFCEEIKKNVKHCYLRI; encoded by the coding sequence ATGATAAAAAATACAATAAGCATTGGTGGATTTAATAAATTCTCCTTAATCGACTATCCCGGTAAAACCTGCGCTATCATATTCACTCAGGGATGTGATTTCAGATGCCCCTATTGCCACAATCCCGAACTCGTATTACCTCACCTTTTTGAACCACCTATTCCCGTTAGCGAAGTGCTTTCATTTTTAGAAAAAAGAAAAGACTTACTTGAAGCTGTAGAATTAACCGGAGGAGAACCCACTATGCAAGAAGGTCTACCAAAAATAATTAAACAAATAAGAAAAATGGGATATCTTATCAAGATCGATTCAAATGGCTCAAACCCAGATATTATTAAGAGATTAATAGATGAGCAGCTCGTTGATTACTTTGCCATGGATATCAAAGCACCTCTTGAAAATTACTCGAAAGCCTGTGGAGCGATAGTAGATACAAATAAGATTAATGAAAGTATAAATATTATAATGCAATATGCTCCGGATTATGAATTTAGAACAACAGCAATAAAAAAAATTCATACAAAAGACAGTTTTAGAAAAATAGGGTTACTTATAAAAGGAGCAAAACGATACTATCTGCAAAATGCACACTATGATAAAACGGTTTCTGAAGAATTCAAAAATGAAAAAGCTTTTTCTAAAAAAGAAATGCATGCATTTTGTGAAGAAATCAAAAAAAATGTAAAACATTGTTATCTAAGAATATAA
- the pth gene encoding aminoacyl-tRNA hydrolase — MYGIIGLGNVGEEYKDTRHNTGFTVIDALASRWKISLKKVKYFSFYGKGTAKCGRNKEAVVLVKPITYVNLSGRAVKPFIDDLMIPASHLIIIQDDLDIPVGKFKIKIGGGAGGHKGIASVLSLVESNFIRIKVGIGKPLAKTETVDYVLSRFSPEEKVTMGQIINDVTEAIELIIFEGIERAQTVYNR; from the coding sequence ATGTATGGAATAATTGGACTTGGAAATGTTGGAGAAGAATACAAAGATACCAGGCATAATACTGGTTTTACGGTGATTGATGCTTTGGCATCGAGATGGAAAATTTCACTAAAAAAGGTGAAATATTTTTCATTTTATGGTAAAGGAACAGCTAAATGTGGTAGAAACAAGGAAGCAGTTGTATTGGTGAAGCCCATTACATATGTGAACCTTTCAGGTAGAGCTGTAAAGCCATTTATTGATGATTTGATGATCCCCGCCTCTCATCTTATTATTATTCAGGATGATCTTGATATTCCAGTTGGGAAGTTTAAAATAAAAATAGGCGGGGGAGCCGGGGGTCATAAAGGAATTGCTTCTGTTCTTTCACTTGTCGAGTCAAATTTTATCAGAATCAAGGTAGGAATAGGAAAGCCTCTGGCAAAAACTGAAACAGTAGATTATGTGCTTTCCCGGTTTAGTCCTGAGGAAAAAGTCACAATGGGCCAAATTATAAACGATGTTACGGAAGCAATTGAATTGATTATTTTTGAAGGCATTGAGAGAGCACAAACAGTTTATAATAGATGA